One Synechococcales cyanobacterium T60_A2020_003 genomic region harbors:
- a CDS encoding CPP1-like family protein yields MSDQKSYDMLGVDENSSFEEIQDARNRLVKECGNDRKQVEAIEAAYDAILMDRLRQRQEGKIKVPDRIRFPERQVPDTLPDLKAPRTQQTPPWLERLLDTPSRADILWPAGLLLAAGALAISSPTIALALGLACSFYFLNRKEKKFGRSLLLSFAALILGVVLGLQIGALLAGQLQAIGISAETFASFVTLLLLWLTSSFLR; encoded by the coding sequence ATGAGCGACCAAAAGTCTTATGACATGCTAGGTGTGGATGAGAATTCATCCTTTGAAGAGATTCAAGATGCCCGCAACCGTCTGGTTAAGGAATGTGGCAACGATCGCAAACAGGTAGAAGCCATTGAAGCGGCGTATGACGCTATTTTGATGGATCGTCTGCGGCAGCGCCAAGAAGGCAAAATTAAGGTGCCGGATCGAATCCGATTCCCAGAACGTCAGGTGCCGGATACGTTGCCAGATTTGAAAGCACCCCGGACACAGCAAACGCCGCCCTGGCTGGAGCGTTTGCTGGATACACCGAGTCGAGCCGATATTTTATGGCCTGCGGGATTGTTACTCGCTGCAGGGGCTTTGGCGATTAGCTCGCCTACGATCGCCCTTGCCCTAGGTTTGGCGTGCAGCTTTTATTTTCTCAACCGCAAGGAGAAGAAGTTTGGGCGATCGCTACTTCTGAGCTTTGCTGCCTTGATCCTAGGCGTCGTTTTAGGACTGCAAATTGGGGCGCTGCTGGCGGGGCAACTTCAGGCGATTGGCATCAGCGCTGAAACCTTTGCATCCTTCGTTACCCTGCTTTTGCTGTGGTTGACCAGTAGCTTCCTGCGCTAG